A part of Synechococcus sp. KORDI-49 genomic DNA contains:
- a CDS encoding YadA-like family protein, whose product MGPSLLLSIVLKLGGHRRGTKTRRSSRSRRWSRSAQTLFASWAVIGQMGAIGVLVGEAFEPQLAKANPPMAGDDSGKAATSTGAGAFAIGAGATASGTYAIAIGKSSSASADGGCALAIGYSAKSLGKQSIAIGASAIAQEESAIAIGCQASATDAKAIAIGQKATASDQGIAIGLDSTSSATNGLAIGFQADASGSATIAIGCKASASGGDRAVAIGEQAEATGTNSYAIGVQAEATAVNSFAIGTQASTTRIGQISIGKPDGSWNNGEVTIGSLEHYESVSDGRQIEWNEEEGDWEVGADDADVTKIGLVIANGDGSLFRLNVTGGGLDQIVSGSTCESNGDKAECYGEGANATGKYTTAIGANATAATSSNSTDFGATALGYNANAGGSNSAAIGRQANASGTYSTALGSQANASGVASMASGTYATASGNYSQALGYEANASGDSSTALGRGATASNASSTALGTGAATTRDDQLMLGKEATQVTVANLANTSRGASGQAIVVANSDGTLSSFEVGGSTLDSLTCVGNGTNAVCYGPGANATGKYTTAIGANATAAISLNSTDFGATALGYSANAGGANSTAIGRQANASGTYSTALGSQANASGIASMAFGAGANANETAAIAVGVNSTALGANSSAFGTEAQATEEDAVAIGHTAVANKINAIAIGSGARATGINSIALGDLATASAHNSSAIGLKANATQTWATAIGFQANATNVDTTAIAPYATASGRAALAIGYKAKATGGYSQAVGFAASSGGQNSTALGHQAKSGGKNSIALGYESNSQYANSTAIGVSAKTTRADQLMLGKAATEVTVANLADADSSQERNAIVTANADGTLSRYEVGGSAFNSLSCEGNGDNAVCYGPGANATGKNTTAIGAYASAAASSNTAEFAATAIGSNANASGASSTSIGNSSRANRSGSIAIGHLANADDVRTIAIGSGSTATAECAMAVGWNASATANNSIAIGLNSSSTGPNSTALGHNAQATRGQSIAIGRGAVADKFGTAALGACSNAFGERSIAVGVYANATGVCSMAIGFTANATAENSIAIGDSANATANNSIAIGLTSKASDVDSTAIGHNSSSTGVNSSAFGQRAKASGNDSTSLGKASRATGQGATAVGHFAQADGDRTIAVGAGSLSNQICAVAIGQFSRATGTSVLAIGTNASASKADAIAIGILSNSSAANTTTVGTEAVASQESASAYGTEAAATGERSMAFGAGSISSDTNTTAMGTAAQATGVNASAYGAGANSAGENSMSFGAASTATSKNDLAFGTSAFTSGPNASVFGTLGQATKGDATAIGFQAQALGIDSTAVGKGAQATKENAVALGSDAIASGLGSTSLGDAATASGANATALGIAADAGGSNSTAIGRQAVAAFANSTAIGAGSATTRADQLMLGKAETEVTVANLADADSSQERIAIVTANADGTLSRINIGDGITIDGDTIAANTSIVTGGLNTEVSPSPDGSVTTYTVSGYNATTQAGAIADAGSSTTGNGVSVTSQYDATTQTTAYGIEVATGNGLTINNEGKVEVNIDALNCAGEGDGAECYGTGAQATGDATTAIGSGATSTAAGATTLGNSATASGTNATALGIAADASGIDAIAIGKAAKASGIYSISMGAESNASGRSSTALGDRSIASANDSTALGKGAEATAQSSVALGHSSISSGNQSTALGTRSNATGKDAIAIGFKSQSDGLGSIALGTETLANGTDSIALGYQTKASGIDAIAIGKTAKASGIYSISMGAESNASGRSSTALGDRSIASANDSTALGKGAEATAQSSVALGHSSISSGNQSTALGTSSNASGKDAIAIGFKSQSDGLGSIAIGTETRANGTDAIALGYKTQAIGEQSTSIGSNTSATGRSSFAVGHDAIATGQNSFAIGTGARSELNDAIAIGTNTTAEYGTGGAKNAITIGTKGNGTADLILPGLANKPESGTQYLVVDGQGVVSVGEAIQIPEVNIQVPDKFVCEQDGPNATCYGQNATAAGDRTTAIGANTIAGRAPDATDSRVGSTAVGALAKATGHDSVALGVNTSSSGNKSIAVGALSQSTGDRAIAIGDLSASSGEQSVALGSSSTAQGHYSAAIGFKATANEASSVAIGPNTATTRSGQIALGAASAQVTVANLANTTSVSGQDPSSFGAVMANGDGTLIRSGIGNGLQVEVDQSTGDLNLSVNTGNGITIGGGGVEINTGNNIFINNSGALSAANTTVAAGTATAEDGETQLTATTSGGTTVTGAWNNATSTARYGVAVATGNGLTINDGKVEVNVSQGNGISIDANGAIQANEAVVTAGDNVAVSASKSDDGRTTTYNVSGYNATTTAGPITGATTNSTGGGVKVTSKYDSKTQTTAYGVEVVTGNGITINNGQLEVNTGGNNIIVNPNGSLSAANTTVAAGTATAEDGETQLTATTSGGTTVTGAWNNATSTARYGVAVATGDGLTINDGKVEVNVSQGHGISIDTNGALQANEAVVTAGDNTAVSASTSNDGRITTYSVSGYNATTTAGPITGATTNSTGGGVKVTSKYDSKTQTTAYGVEVVTGNGITINNGQLEVNTGGNNIIVNPNGSLSALKTTVSPADQKVTITTTGGFDQANNFTTDYAVGINISDRAFDALTCEGDGEGAECYGKGAKATGKFTTAIGAQSSAITTNVENAIAGATAVGYGSNAGSRGSTAIGVATNASGEFATALGSDARANSTGSIALGKAAKATANLTTSIGAGADASGIESIALGSRATSVGESSTALGSNANSSGYRATALGYRAIANGSTSTALGKETEANGSGSVAVGAMAKSTANSSTALGAGAQASQTRTVAIGTLANASGTDAVALGARTKASGTSAVALGDGSQATHIDAVAIGPGAATTADDRITLGTEDTSYQTPGLRSVSGQDYSLVVTNQTGVLGALNLGSLPNDTTFCVGSGQESTCYGENARSQGSGTTAMGANSVADSGAGADEIVAATALGARTEATGAGSTALGTGADASGEGSISSGMNSSATGRGALAYGFGANASAENTMAMGGFASANGDNSVAIGAGAVANGRRAIAFGAGARALGFNTDPIAFGTNALSDGTATTSYGGESKATGTNATAMGAYSTANGVNAVAMGSNAIANGRNVIAIGAGAQALGFNTNSLAIGTQAFADGTDVTALGAGARATGTRSTAVGAGATTTRNDQLVLGTASTSVTTPSLQATNQINADAINESMGMVMTNADGSLKRTNVVTADSTAVSINGGSKPILLNSNTTAKQRFDTESSMRFSGMASNGNFAGARDQNLLGEKRMLTVDGEGNAGTSRFNETDVINTINQVNLNNSQIDQNTQQIDQNITNIADNTSNIRRNKKKINKLEGAASALGDAAQAAGAMGAALSGVPELSLLPEEPMRCGFAGGGYGSQYAIAGGCAARIKDSIHLNGAIAYAPSIDYSYGSTSSLAGRVGISFPIGGSKPASTKPAAVEAEPTETSLDLAPTDGSAPPVQPLWYRTEVKQEIAKLNEGVKNRDQQIQDLKTRLEQLMQAPPTNGAASQASDDIVALLKQRIAELEEEKKRSEEEDQRQNAQIEALEKKLADQESRFEKMMKRIQSMVKL is encoded by the coding sequence GTGGGCCCTTCGCTGCTGCTGAGCATTGTTCTGAAGCTGGGCGGCCACCGCCGTGGCACCAAGACACGTCGCAGCAGCCGTAGCCGTCGCTGGAGCCGTTCGGCTCAGACCCTTTTCGCCAGTTGGGCGGTGATTGGCCAGATGGGCGCGATCGGTGTGCTCGTTGGCGAAGCCTTCGAGCCTCAACTGGCGAAAGCCAACCCACCCATGGCTGGTGATGACTCTGGAAAAGCAGCCACTTCCACCGGCGCTGGAGCCTTTGCGATTGGAGCGGGCGCAACCGCTTCGGGCACCTACGCTATTGCCATAGGCAAATCATCAAGCGCAAGCGCAGACGGCGGCTGCGCATTAGCAATCGGTTACTCAGCGAAATCACTAGGCAAACAATCAATTGCCATTGGTGCCTCTGCAATTGCCCAAGAGGAATCCGCCATTGCCATTGGTTGTCAAGCCTCGGCAACAGATGCAAAGGCCATTGCCATTGGACAAAAGGCCACCGCTAGTGACCAAGGCATTGCAATTGGTCTTGATTCGACTTCGTCCGCAACAAACGGTCTTGCCATTGGCTTCCAAGCCGATGCCAGTGGTTCCGCCACCATTGCAATTGGATGCAAAGCAAGTGCTTCGGGTGGAGATAGAGCCGTTGCCATCGGCGAACAAGCTGAAGCGACTGGCACGAATTCCTATGCCATCGGCGTTCAAGCCGAAGCTACTGCAGTAAATTCATTCGCCATTGGCACTCAGGCCAGTACAACTCGGATAGGTCAGATCTCCATTGGCAAACCAGACGGAAGTTGGAATAACGGAGAAGTCACCATTGGCTCACTGGAGCATTACGAAAGTGTCAGTGATGGACGTCAAATTGAATGGAACGAAGAAGAGGGTGATTGGGAAGTTGGAGCTGATGATGCTGACGTAACCAAGATTGGTTTGGTCATCGCCAACGGTGACGGATCCCTTTTCAGATTAAACGTCACTGGTGGAGGGCTGGATCAAATCGTGAGCGGCTCCACCTGCGAGTCAAACGGTGACAAAGCTGAATGTTATGGAGAAGGTGCTAATGCCACAGGCAAATACACAACAGCCATTGGCGCTAACGCAACAGCAGCAACAAGTTCAAATAGTACTGATTTTGGAGCAACAGCTCTTGGCTACAACGCCAACGCCGGCGGATCTAACTCCGCAGCGATTGGGCGTCAGGCCAACGCCAGCGGCACTTACTCCACGGCATTGGGTTCTCAAGCCAACGCCAGTGGAGTTGCTTCCATGGCATCGGGTACTTACGCCACCGCCAGCGGCAATTACTCCCAGGCATTGGGTTATGAAGCCAACGCCAGCGGCGACTCCTCTACCGCTTTGGGACGTGGCGCAACAGCCAGCAATGCTTCTTCCACGGCGTTGGGGACCGGCGCGGCGACAACCCGAGACGATCAACTCATGCTCGGCAAGGAAGCAACGCAAGTCACCGTCGCCAATCTTGCTAATACCAGCCGAGGAGCCAGCGGCCAAGCCATCGTTGTTGCCAATAGTGATGGCACGCTGAGCAGTTTTGAAGTTGGCGGCAGCACCCTCGATTCACTGACTTGTGTTGGCAACGGAACCAACGCCGTTTGCTACGGGCCAGGGGCCAATGCCACAGGCAAATACACAACAGCGATTGGCGCTAACGCAACAGCAGCAATAAGTTTAAATAGTACTGATTTTGGAGCAACAGCTCTTGGCTACAGCGCCAACGCCGGCGGAGCTAACTCCACGGCGATAGGGCGTCAGGCCAACGCCAGCGGCACTTACTCCACGGCATTGGGTTCACAAGCCAACGCTAGTGGAATTGCTTCCATGGCTTTTGGTGCTGGTGCCAATGCCAACGAGACTGCGGCTATTGCCGTGGGCGTTAACTCCACAGCGTTAGGAGCCAATTCGTCCGCCTTTGGTACAGAAGCTCAAGCCACCGAAGAAGATGCCGTCGCGATTGGCCACACAGCCGTCGCCAACAAAATCAACGCAATAGCAATCGGTTCTGGTGCTCGTGCAACAGGAATCAATTCCATTGCATTGGGTGATTTAGCCACTGCCTCCGCCCACAATTCCTCTGCCATTGGCCTAAAGGCCAACGCCACGCAAACGTGGGCCACAGCTATTGGTTTTCAAGCTAACGCCACAAACGTTGACACCACAGCGATTGCTCCATACGCCACAGCCAGTGGACGTGCCGCTCTGGCAATTGGTTACAAGGCCAAGGCCACAGGTGGTTACTCTCAGGCAGTTGGTTTTGCTGCCAGCTCGGGCGGCCAAAATTCCACCGCACTTGGACACCAAGCCAAAAGCGGAGGAAAAAATAGCATTGCCCTTGGATATGAATCCAATTCTCAATACGCAAATTCAACCGCGATTGGTGTAAGCGCTAAAACAACACGCGCTGATCAACTGATGCTGGGCAAGGCGGCGACGGAAGTCACCGTTGCCAATCTTGCTGATGCTGATAGCTCACAAGAACGAAACGCCATCGTCACCGCCAACGCAGATGGCACCCTCAGCCGTTATGAAGTTGGTGGCAGTGCCTTCAATTCATTGAGCTGTGAAGGCAACGGCGACAACGCCGTTTGCTATGGCCCTGGAGCCAATGCCACAGGCAAAAACACAACAGCGATTGGTGCTTATGCCAGTGCAGCTGCCTCTTCCAACACGGCTGAATTTGCTGCTACTGCGATTGGATCGAATGCCAATGCATCTGGAGCATCCTCAACCAGTATTGGAAATTCTTCTCGTGCGAACAGATCAGGATCAATTGCCATTGGCCATCTGGCGAACGCTGATGATGTCAGAACCATTGCCATCGGATCCGGCAGCACAGCAACTGCAGAATGTGCCATGGCTGTGGGCTGGAATGCCAGTGCTACCGCCAACAATTCAATCGCAATAGGCCTCAACTCCTCCAGCACTGGACCGAACAGCACAGCATTGGGTCATAACGCTCAAGCAACACGCGGCCAGTCCATTGCGATTGGACGCGGAGCGGTGGCAGACAAATTTGGAACAGCCGCCTTAGGGGCCTGCTCCAATGCTTTTGGCGAACGTTCGATTGCCGTTGGTGTTTACGCGAATGCCACAGGCGTCTGTTCCATGGCCATTGGCTTTACAGCTAATGCCACAGCTGAAAATTCAATTGCTATCGGTGATAGTGCAAACGCGACAGCCAATAATTCCATCGCAATTGGATTAACAAGCAAAGCATCAGACGTTGATTCAACAGCGATTGGTCACAACTCATCGAGCACTGGAGTGAACAGCTCAGCCTTTGGCCAGCGCGCGAAAGCGAGTGGAAACGATTCCACCAGTCTTGGCAAAGCCTCAAGAGCCACCGGCCAGGGAGCAACAGCAGTTGGTCATTTTGCACAAGCTGACGGAGATCGCACCATCGCTGTTGGTGCTGGCAGCCTCTCGAATCAAATCTGCGCCGTTGCCATTGGTCAGTTCTCCAGGGCGACAGGCACCAGCGTTCTAGCGATTGGAACCAATGCATCGGCTTCCAAAGCCGATGCCATCGCCATCGGCATTCTCTCGAATTCGTCCGCAGCCAACACCACCACGGTTGGCACCGAAGCCGTCGCCAGCCAGGAATCGGCCAGTGCCTACGGAACAGAAGCCGCCGCCACGGGTGAACGTTCCATGGCCTTTGGTGCTGGCTCAATCTCCAGCGACACAAATACAACAGCCATGGGCACAGCCGCCCAAGCGACTGGAGTCAATGCCAGCGCCTATGGAGCTGGTGCTAATTCCGCCGGCGAGAACTCCATGTCGTTTGGCGCGGCATCCACGGCCACAAGCAAGAACGATCTGGCCTTTGGCACATCTGCTTTCACCTCTGGCCCCAACGCCAGTGTGTTTGGAACCTTGGGTCAAGCAACTAAGGGCGACGCCACAGCAATTGGTTTCCAAGCCCAAGCCCTTGGCATTGACTCCACCGCAGTCGGCAAAGGCGCTCAAGCCACAAAGGAGAATGCCGTTGCCCTGGGTTCTGATGCCATTGCAAGTGGCCTTGGTTCCACGTCACTGGGTGATGCAGCAACAGCGAGCGGAGCCAATGCAACAGCGTTAGGCATAGCAGCTGATGCAGGTGGATCCAACTCCACGGCGATTGGTCGTCAGGCCGTTGCTGCTTTCGCCAATTCAACCGCGATTGGTGCTGGATCAGCCACAACACGCGCCGATCAACTGATGCTGGGCAAGGCGGAGACGGAAGTCACCGTTGCCAACCTTGCTGATGCTGATAGCTCACAAGAACGAATCGCCATTGTCACCGCCAACGCAGATGGCACTCTTTCTCGCATCAACATCGGTGACGGCATCACCATTGATGGAGACACCATCGCCGCTAACACCTCGATCGTCACTGGTGGCTTAAACACCGAAGTCAGCCCATCACCAGATGGCAGTGTCACCACTTACACCGTGAGTGGTTACAACGCCACAACTCAAGCTGGAGCCATCGCCGACGCTGGTTCTTCTACCACCGGCAATGGCGTCAGCGTTACCTCCCAGTACGACGCAACAACTCAAACCACCGCCTACGGCATTGAAGTTGCCACCGGAAATGGCCTCACCATCAACAACGAAGGAAAAGTTGAAGTCAACATCGATGCATTGAACTGCGCCGGTGAAGGTGATGGTGCCGAGTGCTACGGCACTGGTGCTCAGGCCACGGGAGATGCAACAACAGCGATCGGGTCAGGCGCGACATCCACTGCCGCTGGTGCAACAACGTTGGGCAATTCAGCAACAGCGAGCGGAACCAATGCAACAGCGTTAGGCATAGCAGCTGATGCCAGCGGAATCGACGCGATCGCCATCGGTAAAGCCGCAAAAGCCTCAGGCATCTATTCCATCTCAATGGGTGCAGAATCCAACGCAAGTGGCCGATCTTCAACGGCCCTGGGTGACCGGAGCATTGCTAGCGCAAACGACTCGACTGCACTCGGCAAAGGGGCTGAAGCAACGGCGCAGTCGTCCGTGGCCCTGGGGCATTCATCGATCAGCAGTGGGAACCAATCAACCGCGCTTGGAACACGCTCTAACGCTACAGGAAAAGACGCGATTGCCATTGGCTTCAAGTCTCAGTCCGATGGCTTGGGAAGTATCGCGCTCGGAACCGAAACGCTTGCCAATGGCACTGATTCGATCGCCCTCGGTTATCAAACCAAAGCAAGCGGAATCGACGCGATCGCCATCGGTAAAACCGCTAAAGCCTCAGGCATTTATTCCATCTCAATGGGTGCAGAATCTAATGCAAGTGGTCGTTCATCAACGGCCCTCGGTGATCGGAGCATTGCTAGTGCAAACGACTCCACTGCACTGGGCAAAGGGGCTGAAGCAACGGCGCAGTCATCCGTGGCACTGGGGCATTCATCGATCAGCAGTGGGAACCAATCAACCGCGCTTGGAACAAGCTCTAACGCTTCAGGAAAAGACGCGATTGCCATTGGCTTCAAGTCTCAGTCCGATGGTTTGGGAAGTATCGCGATCGGAACCGAAACGCGTGCCAATGGCACTGATGCGATCGCTCTCGGATATAAAACACAAGCCATTGGCGAACAATCAACATCAATTGGATCCAATACAAGTGCCACTGGTCGTTCATCATTCGCCGTTGGTCATGATGCAATCGCTACAGGGCAAAATTCTTTTGCCATTGGTACAGGTGCAAGATCTGAGTTGAATGATGCCATCGCGATCGGAACCAACACAACAGCCGAATATGGAACCGGTGGAGCGAAAAATGCCATCACCATCGGAACAAAAGGGAATGGAACAGCAGATCTGATCTTACCCGGCCTCGCTAACAAGCCAGAAAGTGGTACTCAGTATCTGGTTGTGGATGGCCAAGGTGTTGTGTCTGTCGGTGAAGCCATTCAAATTCCCGAAGTTAATATACAAGTACCAGACAAATTTGTGTGTGAACAGGATGGACCCAATGCAACCTGTTACGGACAAAATGCGACGGCCGCAGGTGATCGAACCACCGCAATTGGAGCTAACACAATTGCTGGCAGAGCACCTGACGCTACAGATTCACGTGTTGGGTCAACAGCTGTCGGTGCCTTGGCCAAAGCAACAGGCCATGACTCGGTTGCACTCGGTGTCAACACCTCCTCGTCTGGCAACAAATCCATTGCAGTCGGTGCACTCAGTCAGTCCACCGGAGACAGGGCCATCGCCATCGGCGATCTCTCGGCCTCTTCTGGCGAACAATCCGTTGCACTTGGATCCTCATCAACGGCACAGGGGCACTACTCCGCAGCCATTGGTTTCAAAGCCACAGCTAACGAGGCTTCATCGGTAGCCATAGGCCCCAACACAGCCACCACCCGTTCCGGCCAGATCGCTCTGGGCGCTGCTTCTGCCCAAGTCACCGTTGCCAACCTCGCCAATACAACCTCGGTCAGTGGACAGGATCCTTCCAGCTTCGGGGCGGTCATGGCCAATGGCGATGGCACCCTCATCCGCTCCGGCATCGGCAATGGACTGCAGGTTGAAGTTGATCAATCCACAGGTGATCTCAACCTCTCGGTGAACACCGGCAATGGCATCACCATTGGTGGTGGGGGCGTAGAAATCAACACCGGCAACAACATCTTCATCAACAACTCCGGTGCCCTCAGTGCTGCCAACACAACTGTGGCTGCTGGAACGGCCACAGCAGAGGATGGTGAAACTCAGTTAACAGCAACAACATCCGGAGGCACCACCGTCACCGGGGCCTGGAACAACGCCACCTCCACAGCCCGCTATGGCGTTGCGGTTGCAACAGGCAACGGACTGACCATCAACGACGGAAAAGTTGAAGTCAATGTCAGTCAAGGCAATGGCATCAGCATTGATGCCAACGGTGCAATTCAGGCCAATGAAGCCGTCGTCACGGCTGGCGACAACGTTGCCGTTTCAGCCAGCAAAAGCGACGACGGACGCACCACCACTTACAACGTCAGTGGTTACAACGCCACCACCACCGCAGGTCCCATCACAGGTGCAACCACGAACAGCACCGGTGGTGGTGTCAAAGTGACCTCCAAATACGATTCAAAAACTCAAACCACTGCTTACGGCGTTGAAGTTGTCACAGGCAATGGCATCACCATCAACAACGGCCAACTTGAAGTCAACACAGGCGGCAACAACATCATCGTGAACCCCAATGGTTCACTCAGTGCTGCCAACACAACTGTGGCTGCTGGAACGGCCACAGCAGAGGATGGTGAAACTCAGTTAACAGCAACAACATCCGGAGGCACCACCGTCACCGGGGCCTGGAACAACGCCACCTCCACAGCCCGCTACGGCGTTGCCGTAGCAACAGGTGATGGACTGACCATCAACGACGGAAAAGTTGAAGTCAATGTCAGTCAAGGTCATGGCATCAGCATTGATACCAACGGTGCCCTTCAGGCCAATGAAGCCGTCGTCACGGCTGGCGACAACACTGCCGTTTCAGCCAGCACCAGCAATGACGGACGCATCACCACTTACAGCGTCAGTGGTTACAACGCCACCACCACCGCAGGTCCCATCACAGGTGCAACCACGAACAGCACCGGTGGTGGTGTCAAAGTGACCTCCAAATACGATTCAAAAACTCAAACCACTGCTTACGGCGTTGAAGTTGTCACAGGCAATGGCATCACCATCAACAACGGCCAACTTGAAGTCAACACAGGCGGCAACAACATCATCGTGAACCCCAATGGTTCACTCAGTGCTCTCAAAACAACTGTCTCTCCAGCTGATCAAAAGGTCACCATCACCACAACAGGTGGTTTTGATCAGGCCAACAACTTCACCACCGATTACGCCGTCGGAATCAACATCTCTGATCGTGCTTTCGATGCACTCACATGCGAAGGAGATGGAGAGGGCGCGGAATGCTACGGAAAAGGCGCCAAGGCCACGGGCAAGTTCACCACTGCCATCGGCGCACAATCATCAGCCATCACGACCAATGTCGAAAATGCCATCGCCGGTGCCACTGCTGTTGGCTATGGCTCCAATGCCGGCTCCCGCGGCTCCACCGCGATAGGCGTCGCGACAAACGCATCTGGTGAATTCGCTACTGCGCTAGGCAGTGATGCCCGCGCCAACAGCACAGGCTCGATCGCGTTGGGAAAGGCGGCGAAGGCCACTGCCAACTTGACCACGTCAATCGGCGCTGGGGCGGATGCCAGTGGTATCGAATCCATAGCTCTGGGATCCAGGGCCACCTCGGTTGGTGAGAGTTCAACCGCTCTGGGCTCGAATGCCAATTCAAGTGGATACCGCGCCACGGCACTGGGCTACAGAGCCATAGCAAATGGCAGCACCTCAACAGCGTTGGGAAAAGAGACAGAAGCAAATGGCTCTGGATCTGTCGCCGTTGGTGCTATGGCCAAGTCGACAGCCAACTCATCAACGGCTTTAGGTGCTGGAGCACAGGCTTCCCAGACCAGAACCGTTGCCATCGGCACCTTGGCTAATGCGTCTGGAACTGACGCCGTGGCGTTGGGTGCCAGAACAAAAGCGTCTGGTACCTCGGCGGTAGCGCTGGGCGATGGCAGCCAAGCCACTCACATCGATGCTGTTGCCATCGGACCTGGCGCAGCAACTACAGCTGATGACCGCATCACCCTTGGCACCGAAGACACCAGTTATCAAACCCCGGGCCTCAGATCTGTCAGCGGCCAGGATTATTCGTTGGTCGTGACGAACCAGACCGGTGTTCTCGGTGCCCTGAACCTCGGCAGCTTGCCCAATGACACCACCTTCTGCGTCGGCAGCGGGCAGGAGTCCACCTGTTACGGCGAAAATGCCAGATCCCAGGGATCTGGCACCACCGCCATGGGTGCCAACAGCGTTGCCGATAGCGGTGCCGGAGCCGATGAAATCGTTGCGGCAACGGCACTGGGTGCCAGAACAGAAGCCACCGGTGCCGGCTCCACTGCTCTCGGCACCGGAGCCGATGCGTCCGGAGAAGGCTCCATCTCCTCCGGTATGAATTCGTCGGCGACCGGCCGTGGTGCCCTGGCCTATGGCTTCGGGGCGAATGCTTCGGCGGAAAACACCATGGCCATGGGTGGTTTTGCCTCCGCCAACGGCGACAACTCCGTCGCCATCGGTGCTGGTGCCGTCGCCAATGGACGCCGCGCCATCGCCTTCGGTGCCGGTGCACGGGCCCTCGGTTTCAACACCGATCCCATCGCCTTCGGTACCAACGCCCTCTCCGATGGCACCGCCACCACCTCCTACGGCGGTGAATCCAAAGCCACCGGCACCAACGCCACCGCCATGGGCGCCTATTCCACCGCCAATGGCGTCAATGCCGTTGCCATGGGCAGCAACGCCATCGCCAATGGTCGCAACGTCATCGCCATCGGTGCCGGGGCACAGGCCCTCGGCTTCAACACCAACAGCCTCGCCATCGGCACCCAGGCCTTCGCGGATGGCACCGATGTCACCGCTCTCGGTGCCGGGGCACGCGCCACGGGCACACGCTCCACCGCCGTCGGTGCCGGCGCCACCACCACCCGCAACGATCAACTCGTTCTCGGCACCGCCTCCACATCGGTCACCACCCCCAGCCTCCAGGCCACCAACCAAATCAACGCTGACGCCATCAACGAATCCATGGGCATGGTCATGACCAATGCCGATGGCAGCCTCAAGCGCACCAATGTCGTCACCGCCGACAGCACCGCCGTCTCCATCAACGGCGGCAGCAAGCCCATCCTGCTCAACAGCAACACCACCGCCAAGCAGCGTTTTGACACCGAAAGCTCCATGCGCTTCTCAGGCATGGCCAGCAACGGCAACTTTGCCGGCGCACGCGATCAGAACCTCCTGGGTGAAAAGCGCATGCTCACCGTGGATGGTGAGGGCAACGCCGGCACCTCACGCTTCAACGAAACCGACGTCATCAACACCATCAATCAGGTGAATCTGAACAACAGCCAGATTGATCAGAACACCCAGCAGATCGACCAGAACATCACCAACATTGCCGACAACACCAGCAACATCCGCAGGAACAAAAAGAAGATCAACAAGCTCGAGGGTGCCGCCAGCGCGCTTGGCGATGCAGCCCAGGCCGCCGGCGCCATGGGGGCTGCTCTCTCCGGCGTTCCCGAACTCTCACTGCTGCCTGAGGAACCGATGCGCTGCGGGTTCGCTGGTGGTGGCTACGGCTCCCAGTACGCCATCGCCGGTGGCTGCGCGGCTCGCATCAAAGACAGCATCCATCTCAACGGCGCCATCGCCTACGCACCATCGATTGACTACAGCTACGGCTCCACCAGCTCCCTGGCTGGACGAGTCGGCATCTCCTTCCCCATCGGCGGCTCGAAACCCGCCAGCACAAAGCCTGCAGCTGTTGAGGCAGAGCCAACCGAAACCTCGCTTGATCTCGCACCCACAGATGGTTCAGCACCCCCGGTGCAACCGCTCTGGTATCGCACCGAGGTGAAGCAGGAAATCGCCAAGCTCAATGAAGGCGTCAAAAACCGCGATCAGCAGATTCAAGATCTCAAAACACGCCTCGAGCAACTGATGCAAGCTCCCCCAACAAATGGGGCTGCCTCTCAGGCCAGTGACGACATCGTCGCCCTGCTCAAGCAACGGATTGCGGAACTGGAGGAGGAGAAGAAGAGATCCGAAGAGGAGGATCAACGCCAGAATGCTCAGATCGAAGCGCTTGAGAAGAAACTGGCCGAC